From a single Staphylococcus epidermidis genomic region:
- the dltC gene encoding D-alanine--poly(phosphoribitol) ligase subunit 2, producing the protein MEFREQVLDLLAEVAENNIVKENPDVEIFEEGIIDSFQTVGLLLEIQNKLDIEVSIMDFDRDEWATPNKIVEALEELR; encoded by the coding sequence ATGGAATTTAGAGAACAAGTATTAGATTTATTAGCAGAAGTAGCTGAAAACAACATTGTGAAGGAAAACCCAGATGTAGAAATCTTTGAAGAAGGTATTATTGATTCATTTCAAACTGTAGGTTTACTTTTAGAAATTCAAAATAAATTGGATATTGAAGTGTCAATTATGGACTTTGATAGAGATGAGTGGGCAACTCCTAATAAAATTGTAGAAGCTTTAGAAGAGTTACGATGA
- the dltB gene encoding D-alanyl-lipoteichoic acid biosynthesis protein DltB — protein sequence MIPYGTFTFFLIAFIVLIPVIILGFLGKRSYIYNGISTAIMIVIIFASDKHNLLGQKYLSAQLFCFIIYVIWQVALIMYYYQSRQKKNTFTKFVTIMVLSILPLAIVKILQSSWLGGHQIHFHESKLIEFVGFLGISYVTFKSVQLIMEIRDGSIKEIKVGKLIQFISFFPTISSGPIDRYKRFVKDDKKVPSGAEYRELVVKAIHMIMLGFLYKYIIAYLIQTYAVNPLQLNLHGFTHMWLYMYAYSLYLFFDFAGYSLFAIAVSYLYGIKTPPNFKQPFKAKNIKDFWNRWHMTLSFWFRDCIYMRSLFYMSRKKLLKSQFAMSNVAFFLNFFIMGVWHGLEVYYIVYGLYHAALFIGYGYYERWRKKHPPRWQNGFTTAISIIITFHFVTFGFLIFSGKFI from the coding sequence ATGATACCTTATGGCACATTTACATTTTTCTTAATTGCATTTATCGTTCTTATACCTGTGATAATACTTGGATTCTTAGGTAAGCGAAGTTATATTTACAATGGTATAAGTACAGCAATCATGATTGTCATTATATTCGCATCAGATAAACATAATCTGTTAGGGCAAAAATATCTAAGTGCACAACTTTTTTGTTTTATTATTTATGTCATATGGCAGGTTGCCCTCATTATGTACTACTATCAATCACGACAAAAGAAGAATACTTTTACAAAATTTGTAACAATTATGGTGTTGTCTATTCTCCCTCTAGCAATTGTTAAAATATTACAGAGTTCATGGTTAGGTGGACATCAAATTCACTTCCATGAAAGTAAATTAATTGAATTTGTAGGATTTTTAGGTATCTCATACGTCACTTTCAAAAGTGTTCAATTAATTATGGAGATTCGTGATGGTTCTATTAAAGAAATCAAAGTAGGGAAATTGATACAATTCATTTCATTCTTCCCAACCATTTCATCTGGACCTATTGATAGATATAAACGTTTTGTGAAAGATGATAAGAAAGTACCTAGCGGTGCAGAGTACAGAGAACTTGTTGTCAAAGCAATTCATATGATTATGTTAGGGTTCTTATATAAATATATTATTGCGTATTTGATTCAGACTTACGCTGTTAATCCTTTACAACTTAACCTGCATGGATTTACTCATATGTGGCTATATATGTACGCTTATAGCTTATATTTATTCTTTGATTTTGCTGGATACAGTTTATTCGCGATTGCAGTGAGTTATTTATATGGTATTAAGACACCGCCTAACTTTAAACAACCGTTTAAAGCCAAAAATATTAAAGATTTCTGGAATAGATGGCATATGACTTTATCTTTCTGGTTTAGAGATTGTATCTATATGAGATCTTTATTCTACATGTCACGTAAGAAGTTATTAAAAAGTCAATTTGCAATGTCAAATGTAGCGTTCTTTTTAAACTTTTTCATAATGGGAGTATGGCATGGTCTTGAAGTATATTACATTGTATATGGATTATACCACGCAGCGTTATTCATAGGTTATGGTTATTATGAGCGTTGGCGTAAAAAGCATCCACCACGTTGGCAAAATGGTTTCACTACAGCTATAAGTATTATCATTACCTTCCATTTTGTAACTTTCGGATTCTTAATTTTCTCAGGCAAATTTATTTAA